Proteins from a single region of Apium graveolens cultivar Ventura chromosome 7, ASM990537v1, whole genome shotgun sequence:
- the LOC141675160 gene encoding zinc-finger homeodomain protein 2-like, giving the protein MEFEEQQEADQTTLELPHSHPPPSYDSLPLNNNNNNNNGNSSAFQARMSPLMQLDSPAPGRKPCRYRECLKNHAVGLGGHAVDGCCEFMPAGDEGTLDALKCAACNCHRNFHRKEINPNFPLSPHLQQHPHQHFVPYYRSPSGYLHVATPTSQRPLALPSSSGGGMSSQEQEENMTSSGGLLRKRHRTKFTAEQKERMVSLAERLGWRIQKEDDEAVKSFCEETGVSRHVLKVWMHNNKHTIGKKP; this is encoded by the coding sequence ATGGAGTTTGAAGAACAACAAGAAGCCGACCAAACAACTCTTGAGTTACCACATTCCCATCCGCCCCCGAGTTACGACTCACTACCCcttaataataataacaacaacaacaacggAAACAGCTCGGCTTTCCAAGCCAGGATGAGTCCTTTAATGCAACTCGACTCACCGGCTCCCGGTAGAAAGCCTTGCAGGTACCGAGAGTGCTTAAAAAATCACGCTGTTGGGCTGGGAGGACACGCTGTTGATGGTTGCTGTGAGTTCATGCCTGCTGGAGATGAGGGAACCCTAGATGCTCTTAAATGTGCTGCTTGTAACTGTCACCGCAATTTTCACCGCAAGGAAATTAACCCTAATTTTCCTTTGTCTCCTCATCTTCAGCAACACCCGCACCAGCATTTTGTGCCCTACTACAGGAGTCCTTCTGGGTACCTCCACGTGGCAACGCCAACGTCGCAGCGCCCGTTGGCGTTGCCATCGAGCTCAGGAGGAGGAATGTCGTCGCAGGAACAGGAGGAGAATATGACTAGTAGTGGCGGTTTGTTGAGAAAGAGGCATAGGACTAAGTTTACGGCGGAGCAGAAGGAGAGGATGGTGAGTTTAGCGGAGAGGCTAGGGTGGCGGATTCAGAAGGAAGATGATGAGGCTGTGAAGAGTTTTTGTGAAGAGACTGGTGTTAGTAGGCATGTGCTTAAGGTTTGGATGCATAATAACAAGCACACTATTGGTAAGAAACCCTAG
- the LOC141674239 gene encoding uncharacterized protein LOC141674239, translating into MSSSSSTAYRRCLLAFSNRIDNRWIDNRQLTMSAEELKIRRELEMDVEKELAAEIKDEICNLSLRLIQLYQQQKEREAKESSQIKALSKVNINNRMQGGTEVEIVEAKKNVRRTSPRPKLSSKVESNAPKPPKLSEENTRRRVISESRKKFDWVKTLRSGTSSVASHQHKVPKNTARMWDDNVQIVGINGTKCIVHRR; encoded by the exons ATGTCGTCTTCGTCTTCTACGGCTTATCGAAGATGCTTGCTTGCATTTAGCAATAGAATAGACAATCGCTG GATTGATAATCGTCAACTTACTATGTCCGCCGAGGAGTTGAAGATTCGTCGAGAACTCGAGATGGATGTGGAAAAGGAATTGGCAGCAGAAATTAAGGATGAAATATGCAACCTTTCGCTACGTTTGATCCAGCTCTATCAGCAGCAGAAAGAGAGGGAAGCTAAAGAATCTTCTCAAATCAAAGCTCTGTCAAAAGTAAACATAAATAATAGAATGCAAGGGGGAACGGAAGTCGAAATTGTAGAGGCTAAGAAAAATGTTCGGAGAACTTCTCCCAGACCTAAACTAAGTTCTAAAGTAGAATCAAATGCGCCTAAGCCTCCCAAATTATCCGAGGAAAATACACGACGACGAGTAATAAGTGAGAGCAGAAAGAAGTTCGATTGGGTGAAAACGCTTCGTTCCGGAACGAGTAGTGTTGCTTCTCATCAACATAAAGTGCCAAAAAACACAGCTCGAATGTGGGATGATAATGTGCAAATTGTTGGCATTAATGGAACCAAGTGCATTGTACATCGCAGGTGA